The nucleotide sequence TTTTCAATACAGTCCTTTCATTTAGAGGGGCCAGTTCCGCCACTCCCACATCCTGAAACCGTACAATATTGTTATTATCCTCTTTGATGATCAACATGTTGAACTCATCCGGCGTAGTGAGTCTACTCTTCGTCCTTACGGATAATTCGATAGTGGAACCTTCTATTCTTCCTGAAGGCAATTCCACATTTTCACTCTGTACTTTATTGAGTACATCCAAAGGAGTTACCCCATAGGATGCCATTCGGATAGGGTCCATCCTCAAACGCATGGCATATTCCTTTTCCCCCCAAATCCGCACTTCACTTACTCCTGGAATGGTCTGTAATCGCTCCTTAAAAACATTGTCTGCAATCTCCGAAAGCTCTAGCAAGCTTTTTTCATTGCTCTGAACATTTAAAAACACAATTGGACTCGAATCAGCATCAGCCTTTGAAACTACAGGAGGCTCTGCATCTGGAGGAAGGTTTCTTTGGGCCCTGGCCACCTTATCCCTTACATCATTGGCTGCGGCCTCCATATCTGCACCTACCTCAAATTCAACAGTGATATTACTCGTACCGTCATTACTGGTGGAAGTCAGGGATTTAATACCTGATATACCATTAATAGACTCCTCTAAAGGCTCTGTAATCTGGGCTTCTATGACATCCGCATTCGCGCCTACATAAGTCGTCCTTACACTGATCACTGGCGGATCCACACTGGGGTATTCCCTCACCCCCAAAAAACTCATGCCGATAATTCCGAAAAGAAGAATCGTCAGGGAAAACACAATGGCCAAAACTGGCCTCCTGATACTAACTGTAGATAAACTAGACATTTCAGTTTATTTTATTCATCTTCACCTTCATACCATCTTTTACCTGCAAAACTCCAGTAGTCAATACCAATTCACCGGGCTCAAGGCCTTCAGTGATCTGTACATTTCTTTCTGTCCTCATGCCTATGGAGACCTTGCGCTCCATTACAACCCCGTCCTTGTTGGCCAAATAGAGCTTATACCCTTCCAATTCTGGAATCAAAGCCTCGGAAGGCACCAAAATAGCTTCTTCTTCTACATCTAAGTTAAACTGAATTCCCACAAACATCCCGGGCAAAAACTTTCGTTCCTTATTGGGACTTATCGCCCTTAACTTTAAGGTCCTGGTATTGGCATCAATAATCGGCTCATAAGCATATACCTTTCCACTTTCCATTCCTTGGGATTCATTATTCGAAAACTGAATGGTAGAACCAATTGTTACTTGGTTAGCATACCGTTCCGGAATAGAAAATTCAATCTTTATGGGGTCAATATTGACAATATTAGCAATGACATCTGCACTACCAATGACAGACCCTACCGAAATCCTCCTCAAACCTAAAACCCCATCAAATGGCGCCCGAATTACCATTTTGTCCAGTTGGGCCTTGACAAGACGGATATCCGCCAATGTGGTATTATATTGGTTCAAAATCACATCATACTCTTCCTGACTGATGGCTTCTCGCTCTAACAGCTGCTTCTGACGGTTTTCTTGCCCTTCATAAAGCTTCTTGGTAAACTCCAATTTATCCAATTGAGCACTCAACTCATCATCATTTAAATAAACAAGCGGAGTACCTTTCTTTACGAACTGTCCCTCATCAAAATTAATCGACTCGACCAATCCACTGATTTCAGGTCTCAATTCCACAGACTCATTTGGAAGGACATTTCCGGTAACTTTCAAATTATTCTCTAAGCGCGCTGTCTTAATCTCCATAACATCCACAGGCAAGAGATCTCCTAAGGAGGTCCCATTTGCTTTTGCCTCAATGCTGGAGGGTACACGTGCGCTATTGTCCCAATTCATCCTTGGATATAAAAATATAATGGCAATCACCAGGCCTATGGCCAAAATCAAAACGATTTTTGTCTGCTTTTTCATTAGTAGTTTATAGAAAATCCTTCTAATCTAGGTCAACTATCCTTTAGCCCACCTCTATGCTTACTTAACAAAGTAAATCAATAATATATTTACTAGCTGCAAATAAAACATGGAAGGCAAATGACAGTTTTCAGTGGTTGAGAAAATTTAAATCATTTGCACAGCGGCTAAAAAATGTTTTTTGCTAACTATTCACCACACAGGCTGAATAGACTTTAATAGGGATTTGGTTTTTGGCCCAGGAATAAATCGATAAATAAAGTTGGCCCTAACATTACCTGTAAACACCTCTGTACTAAACCCCTTAGCTTTGGCCAACTTAACATTCTCATAGATGAAATTAGCATTGACAGCCCATCTTTTTGTATTATATCCTATGCTCCCTTTTAAAAGATAATTGGGATTCAAACTCCAAGCCATGGTCCTTCCATCCCCTTTCATTTGTGTAAAGCCAAAACTAGGACTGGCTGAAGCATAGCCCATGATAAAAAAGTGTTTGACGATCACCAAGGTATAAGCATAGCCTACATTCGGTCCAAATTCAAAGAAGTTCACCCTGGAAAAATCCCTTTCTGCATCAAGCAGTTCTGGATGAGGTATCAACGAACTATCCCCTCGCACGGTCCCTCCGTACATTTCCAAACCCAAAAGTGGACTGCCTGCAGATTTCTGTTGCCACTCCGTTTGATAAAAAGCTGCTTTATACGAAAACTTTTCTTTATTCAGTAAATATTGTACTGAAGCACCTATTTCCCGTACTTTCATATCTGGCCTATAATAAAAAACCTGACCATCTCCAGCAAAGGTCCCTTCTGGCCTCAAGTGGAAACCCTTGTAAAACTGAAGGTAGCCATCTACCACCCAACCCTTGGGATTCATATGTAATTGAGCGTCTAAATACTTAGTCTCTCCTTCTCCAATATCTGG is from Echinicola marina and encodes:
- a CDS encoding efflux RND transporter periplasmic adaptor subunit gives rise to the protein MKKQTKIVLILAIGLVIAIIFLYPRMNWDNSARVPSSIEAKANGTSLGDLLPVDVMEIKTARLENNLKVTGNVLPNESVELRPEISGLVESINFDEGQFVKKGTPLVYLNDDELSAQLDKLEFTKKLYEGQENRQKQLLEREAISQEEYDVILNQYNTTLADIRLVKAQLDKMVIRAPFDGVLGLRRISVGSVIGSADVIANIVNIDPIKIEFSIPERYANQVTIGSTIQFSNNESQGMESGKVYAYEPIIDANTRTLKLRAISPNKERKFLPGMFVGIQFNLDVEEEAILVPSEALIPELEGYKLYLANKDGVVMERKVSIGMRTERNVQITEGLEPGELVLTTGVLQVKDGMKVKMNKIN
- a CDS encoding DUF4421 domain-containing protein, which encodes MKFPGLITGRLYTSRKFTGVKIYDKLGQVPFLHYSPNTTLNLGVGASYDGLNLNLAYGFGFLNPDIGEGETKYLDAQLHMNPKGWVVDGYLQFYKGFHLRPEGTFAGDGQVFYYRPDMKVREIGASVQYLLNKEKFSYKAAFYQTEWQQKSAGSPLLGLEMYGGTVRGDSSLIPHPELLDAERDFSRVNFFEFGPNVGYAYTLVIVKHFFIMGYASASPSFGFTQMKGDGRTMAWSLNPNYLLKGSIGYNTKRWAVNANFIYENVKLAKAKGFSTEVFTGNVRANFIYRFIPGPKTKSLLKSIQPVW